Proteins found in one Oribacterium sp. oral taxon 102 genomic segment:
- a CDS encoding DUF5702 domain-containing protein: protein MPRRASISIFFSLIFAMIAALILTITESARSFSQRFYMQVALDSAMESLFSQYHRTLWERYRILGLEYREDGDLMDELHGFLLPYLDCKDLFPVRLEREDLLFDGHSLLSEGNAMEEEILEYMQFGLVESAIRFAEQECMATDLPGELRQLCCHAGESEPMETVQRAYQVDSRSLQAIEDALLEISKLCKEEQSVHESAQRCLSAEDADGFYRAAEKLQELWKKHRDAVRKFQKAADRLSEQVAGLRQRYEAEKISLGEESAELAEAEIREYESYISEKGILREEIGGMSAQAEGLSADTDGLVQEVRELEAWAEEALSELDEEDEGEEEIYEAVHRFYSSAERRWSALSLLRYEAEASVIHAETKRSLDNVRELWEGKLLERLFPSGAAMPSREAVFTEDATLRAVSAASPLDIAVLGEYSLRYFGLFHPAPSSGPLPPSDSAQPLPPSGSTQLEAEYLLSGKDNDYENLSEVVRRLVLLRELMNLLFLYQTPTKRAAARGFVTTMLCVTANPILISVLTFFVLGVWAYGQALLDVQMLLENGRVPFLHTEESFRLSLEELLWMGKEKSLPPSGGTWQGLSYQDYLRIFLFGEGLRGQDLVLHRMQIAMQRNLRKVGEDASRRFGFSHCLYGVSATADLSSRHILAEQRIVALLRGKNDEQSYSFALRSSYRYKNDTM from the coding sequence GTGCCGCGAAGAGCTTCTATCAGTATATTTTTTTCCTTGATTTTCGCCATGATTGCGGCGTTGATCCTGACGATTACGGAGTCTGCCCGCAGCTTCTCGCAGCGCTTCTATATGCAGGTCGCACTGGATTCTGCCATGGAGTCCCTGTTCTCTCAGTATCACAGAACGCTCTGGGAACGGTATCGGATACTGGGTCTGGAATACCGGGAGGACGGAGACCTGATGGATGAGCTGCATGGCTTCCTGCTCCCCTACCTTGACTGCAAGGATCTCTTTCCGGTGCGTCTGGAGAGGGAGGATCTGCTTTTTGACGGGCACAGCCTGCTTTCTGAAGGAAATGCGATGGAGGAGGAGATCCTCGAATATATGCAGTTCGGACTGGTGGAATCTGCGATTCGATTTGCGGAGCAGGAGTGCATGGCGACGGATCTGCCCGGAGAGCTCCGGCAGCTGTGCTGCCATGCAGGAGAAAGTGAGCCGATGGAGACAGTGCAGCGTGCCTATCAGGTGGACAGCAGGTCACTGCAGGCGATCGAGGATGCGCTGCTGGAGATTTCGAAGCTCTGCAAAGAGGAGCAGAGCGTGCATGAAAGCGCGCAGCGCTGCCTGTCGGCGGAGGACGCGGACGGGTTTTACCGTGCCGCAGAGAAGCTGCAGGAGCTCTGGAAGAAGCATAGGGACGCAGTGCGGAAATTTCAGAAAGCCGCGGATCGCCTCTCGGAGCAGGTTGCTGGACTTCGGCAGCGCTATGAGGCAGAGAAGATATCCTTAGGGGAGGAGAGTGCAGAGCTTGCAGAGGCAGAGATCCGGGAATATGAGAGCTATATTTCGGAAAAGGGTATACTGCGGGAAGAGATCGGCGGGATGAGCGCGCAGGCGGAGGGTCTGTCGGCGGATACGGACGGACTGGTACAGGAGGTACGGGAGCTTGAGGCGTGGGCGGAGGAAGCGCTTTCGGAGCTGGATGAGGAGGACGAGGGAGAGGAGGAGATCTATGAAGCAGTTCATCGCTTCTACAGCTCTGCGGAGCGGCGCTGGAGCGCGCTTTCCCTGCTCCGCTATGAGGCGGAGGCTTCGGTGATACATGCGGAAACGAAACGAAGCCTGGACAATGTTCGGGAGCTCTGGGAGGGGAAGCTTCTGGAGCGCCTGTTTCCCTCCGGCGCGGCGATGCCGTCCCGGGAGGCGGTATTCACGGAGGATGCGACGCTTCGAGCGGTATCTGCGGCATCGCCGCTTGATATCGCGGTACTGGGAGAGTATAGCCTGCGGTATTTCGGCCTCTTTCATCCTGCACCGTCTTCGGGACCGCTGCCGCCGAGTGATTCCGCACAGCCGCTGCCGCCGAGTGGTTCCACACAGCTGGAAGCAGAATATCTTCTTTCGGGAAAGGATAACGATTATGAGAACCTTTCCGAGGTAGTTCGGCGGCTTGTTTTGCTCCGAGAGCTGATGAATTTGCTTTTTCTCTATCAGACGCCGACGAAGCGGGCGGCGGCGCGAGGGTTTGTGACGACGATGCTCTGTGTGACAGCGAATCCGATTCTGATTTCTGTGCTGACCTTCTTCGTACTGGGGGTATGGGCGTACGGGCAGGCGCTTCTGGATGTGCAGATGCTGCTCGAGAACGGGAGAGTTCCGTTTCTTCATACAGAGGAGAGCTTTCGACTGTCCTTGGAGGAGCTTTTGTGGATGGGGAAGGAAAAAAGTCTGCCGCCAAGCGGGGGAACATGGCAGGGACTTTCTTACCAGGATTATCTTCGCATATTTCTTTTTGGAGAGGGACTGCGGGGACAGGATCTCGTCCTGCATCGGATGCAGATCGCCATGCAGCGGAATCTGCGGAAGGTCGGGGAGGATGCCTCCCGCCGCTTCGGCTTTTCACATTGTCTGTATGGCGTCTCTGCGACGGCGGATCTGTCCTCCAGACATATTTTGGCGGAGCAGAGGATCGTCGCTCTGTTGAGGGGGAAAAATGATGAGCAGAGTTATTCCTTTGCGCTCCGGAGCAGCTACCGATACAAAAATGATACGATGTAG
- a CDS encoding Flp1 family type IVb pilin: protein MKKKYWEKVERMKETGVCTVRRLLRRSGALLRDESGMGTIEMVLLIVVLITLVLIFRTRISKVLDKILDQINSSASGVWENYV from the coding sequence ATGAAGAAAAAGTATTGGGAAAAGGTGGAAAGAATGAAAGAAACGGGAGTATGCACAGTACGGCGGCTGCTGCGGAGAAGCGGAGCGCTTCTGCGGGATGAATCCGGAATGGGAACGATAGAAATGGTGCTTCTGATCGTCGTACTGATCACACTGGTACTGATCTTCCGTACGAGGATCTCGAAGGTATTGGATAAAATACTGGATCAGATCAACAGCTCTGCGAGTGGCGTCTGGGAGAACTATGTCTGA
- a CDS encoding type II secretion system F family protein gives MRGRTYLRTLCGKLQRRLRGVKKRLLRQQFLAVLLSLLLSALLYLQGLSETDILPGMRLLREEPGRSEKSYQLEVSGLSEKTLPMEVRVSPRRYRAEEAEAVFTELYQSMEHRITGETESLDAVTEDLHLPSSFPELGIRVSWEFCPEPEGKTQQERDVYERKYGSLIEEDGTVHNEDFSEGESVSGHLRFVLSADVVPDSAHPEYLDRRYHSLPYSLFVTVLPRRYTVTESLQKALEKELRRIDSSTLAEAQYPLPEQLLGHRIRFSMPKNRSYLYLPLLGILFAAGLYFREQENRKQEKRKRERQLLLDYAELVSKLNVYLGAGLTIRNAFSEISSHYDVLRESTGGEDRWLYRELREIPRKLRENIPESEVYRAFGESIGLRPYTKLVSLIEQSRKNGSGELRSLLSLEMADAFELRKTEARRRGEEAGTKLLLPLLLQLLIVMLVIVVPAVTVFR, from the coding sequence ATGAGAGGAAGGACATATTTGCGGACGCTCTGCGGGAAGCTGCAGAGGCGGCTTCGCGGCGTGAAAAAGAGGCTTCTGCGGCAGCAGTTTCTCGCCGTACTGCTTTCTCTTCTGCTCTCTGCCCTGCTGTATTTACAGGGGCTTTCGGAGACGGACATCCTACCCGGGATGCGCCTTCTCAGGGAAGAGCCGGGGCGCTCGGAGAAGAGCTATCAGCTGGAGGTGAGCGGTCTTTCGGAGAAAACGCTTCCGATGGAGGTCAGGGTCTCGCCGCGGCGGTACCGGGCGGAGGAAGCGGAGGCGGTTTTTACGGAGCTCTATCAGAGCATGGAGCACCGGATCACCGGAGAGACAGAGAGTCTGGATGCAGTTACGGAAGACCTGCATCTGCCGTCTTCCTTTCCGGAGCTCGGGATTCGGGTGAGCTGGGAATTCTGTCCGGAGCCGGAGGGGAAGACACAGCAGGAGAGGGATGTGTATGAGCGGAAATACGGGTCTCTGATCGAGGAGGACGGTACAGTGCACAATGAGGACTTCTCGGAGGGAGAGTCGGTGTCCGGGCATCTCCGATTCGTATTGAGCGCAGATGTCGTGCCGGACAGCGCGCATCCGGAATATCTGGATCGGCGTTATCATTCTCTGCCGTATTCTCTGTTTGTGACAGTGCTGCCGCGGCGCTATACCGTGACGGAGAGCCTGCAAAAGGCGCTGGAAAAGGAGCTGCGCCGTATTGACAGCAGCACGCTGGCGGAAGCACAGTACCCCCTGCCGGAGCAGCTGCTCGGGCACAGGATACGCTTTTCCATGCCGAAGAACCGCAGCTATCTCTATCTGCCGCTGCTGGGAATTCTCTTTGCTGCCGGACTCTACTTCCGGGAGCAGGAGAACAGGAAGCAGGAGAAGCGGAAGCGGGAGCGTCAGCTCCTTCTGGACTATGCGGAGCTGGTGTCGAAGCTGAATGTCTATCTCGGGGCGGGGCTCACGATCCGGAATGCTTTTTCAGAGATCAGCAGCCACTATGACGTGCTGCGGGAGAGCACGGGAGGAGAGGATCGCTGGCTGTATCGGGAGCTTCGAGAGATTCCGCGGAAGCTTCGGGAGAATATTCCCGAGTCGGAGGTTTATCGGGCGTTCGGCGAGAGCATTGGGCTGCGTCCCTATACGAAGCTGGTCAGTCTGATCGAGCAGAGCCGGAAAAACGGTTCCGGAGAGCTGCGTTCCCTGCTTTCACTGGAAATGGCGGATGCCTTCGAGCTTAGGAAGACGGAGGCACGGAGACGGGGGGAGGAGGCGGGGACGAAGCTGCTGCTGCCGCTCCTGCTCCAGCTTCTGATCGTGATGCTCGTCATCGTCGTGCCTGCCGTTACCGTCTTCCGATAG
- a CDS encoding type II secretion system F family protein: MRWKIREDFPIDYRSYRLSPPEYLRYLLQGMLAAAVFVFTFYRSRTLFLASLPLMLFYPFLQCGRLARRRQQRLLREFQEALGVLHSFLSAGYSVENAFRRVRPELWQLLGEDALLLGEWDIFLKAMELNQPLENALRDFSLRSGLDDIQNFSEVFLLARRSGGELSRILGNTTGIIREKLMVAEEVLTMNADKRYEQKIMNLIPFLLIWYMNLSSPDFFSVLYSTLAGRICMTLCLLLYLLACYLSERILDIEV, encoded by the coding sequence GTGCGTTGGAAAATACGAGAGGATTTTCCCATTGACTACCGGAGCTACCGGCTCTCGCCGCCGGAATACCTGCGTTATCTTCTGCAGGGAATGCTTGCCGCTGCGGTCTTCGTATTTACCTTTTATCGGAGCCGGACACTTTTTCTTGCGAGTCTGCCGCTTATGCTCTTTTATCCATTTTTGCAGTGCGGGAGGCTTGCGAGACGGCGGCAGCAGCGGCTTCTCCGGGAATTTCAGGAGGCGCTGGGCGTACTGCATTCCTTTCTTTCCGCAGGCTATTCCGTAGAGAATGCCTTTCGGCGCGTCCGTCCGGAGCTTTGGCAGCTTCTGGGGGAGGATGCGCTCCTTCTCGGAGAATGGGATATTTTTCTGAAAGCCATGGAGCTGAACCAGCCGCTGGAGAATGCACTTCGGGATTTCTCTCTCCGCTCCGGACTGGACGACATTCAGAATTTCTCGGAGGTCTTCCTGCTTGCCAGGAGATCCGGCGGGGAGCTGTCACGGATACTTGGAAATACGACCGGTATCATCCGGGAGAAGCTCATGGTGGCGGAGGAGGTTTTGACGATGAACGCCGATAAGCGCTATGAGCAGAAGATCATGAATCTGATCCCTTTCCTGCTCATCTGGTATATGAATCTCTCTTCACCGGACTTCTTTTCGGTGCTTTATTCGACATTGGCGGGACGGATCTGCATGACGCTTTGCCTGCTGCTCTATCTTCTGGCGTGTTATCTTTCCGAACGGATTCTGGACATTGAGGTATGA
- a CDS encoding CpaF family protein, which produces MNLKELKKQIKTEVLDGMSAEQLSDRSLYEKIDGILFSYEGLRLKERLYLRDAVFNSFRRLDLLSELLDDPSITEIMINGSQNIFVEREGRTARWTHGFESAEQLEELIQQIVSRINRVVNTRSPIVDARLEDGSRVHVVLPPVSREATVTIRKFPEPITMERLIAYESLTEEAAEFLKGLVRNAYNIFISGGTNSGKTTFLNALSQFIPEEERVITIEDSAELQLRGIPNLVSLETRNANAEGEGEVGISALIRASLRMSPNRIIVGEVRGGECLDLLNVLNTGHSGSLSTGHANSGRDALSRMLVMVLQSGADIPVEAIRGMIASAVQVIVHLGRTKDHRRRVLEILEITGMEDGEIQTNCIFAYNGTRLEKVGALENTRGFSH; this is translated from the coding sequence ATGAATCTGAAGGAGCTGAAAAAGCAGATCAAAACAGAGGTACTCGATGGAATGTCCGCGGAGCAGCTTTCGGATCGGAGTCTCTATGAAAAAATCGACGGGATTCTCTTTTCCTATGAGGGACTTCGCCTGAAGGAGCGGCTGTATCTAAGGGATGCGGTCTTCAACAGCTTCCGGAGGCTCGATCTCCTGTCGGAGCTTCTGGACGATCCGTCGATTACGGAGATCATGATCAACGGGAGCCAGAATATCTTCGTGGAGCGAGAGGGACGGACGGCGCGCTGGACACATGGCTTCGAGAGCGCGGAGCAGCTGGAGGAGCTGATCCAGCAGATTGTATCCCGGATCAATCGGGTGGTGAATACCAGAAGCCCGATCGTGGATGCCCGACTGGAGGACGGCTCGCGGGTGCATGTCGTACTGCCGCCGGTCAGCCGGGAGGCGACGGTGACGATACGGAAGTTTCCGGAGCCGATCACGATGGAGCGCCTGATCGCCTATGAGTCGCTGACAGAGGAGGCGGCGGAATTTCTGAAGGGACTGGTTCGGAATGCTTACAATATCTTCATTTCAGGCGGCACGAACAGCGGGAAAACCACCTTCCTGAACGCCCTTTCCCAGTTCATTCCCGAGGAGGAACGAGTGATCACGATCGAGGATTCCGCAGAGCTGCAGCTTCGGGGGATTCCGAATCTGGTCAGTCTGGAGACACGCAATGCCAATGCGGAAGGGGAAGGGGAGGTTGGCATTTCCGCGCTGATTCGGGCGAGTCTCCGGATGAGCCCGAATCGTATCATCGTGGGAGAGGTACGGGGCGGGGAGTGTCTGGATCTCCTGAATGTCCTGAATACGGGGCACAGCGGAAGTCTCTCCACCGGCCATGCCAATTCCGGCAGGGACGCGCTGTCCAGAATGCTGGTCATGGTACTGCAGAGCGGAGCGGATATCCCGGTGGAGGCGATCCGCGGGATGATCGCCTCCGCAGTACAGGTCATCGTGCATCTGGGACGGACGAAGGATCACAGACGGAGAGTGCTGGAGATACTGGAAATTACGGGGATGGAAGATGGAGAGATTCAGACGAACTGTATATTCGCTTATAACGGCACAAGGCTGGAGAAGGTGGGTGCGTTGGAAAATACGAGAGGATTTTCCCATTGA
- a CDS encoding AAA family ATPase, with protein sequence MEKVLAVYDRDRLYIERLGNFLRQRRELPFQVYGFSEAEALRQFSRKKEIDILLYAEEEPRLLNGIPAADRILLSEEGTQDMEGGAIYKYQAGDSLVRELLQRYGEVRAEAGGQGAGGSELYMVFSPIGRSGKTGFSLALSRVLSEDRRILFLSLEETGMLFPAPAGEGRKGLSEALYYFKEGNLDTAKLLPLLREEQGFCVLPGMKNPDDLSILSAQELARFLRLLSELAPCDAIVIDTDPVISRFYETFSLCRRVFVPIREDAASSRKLAVFQRFLEKEGTQDAAGFVKLLLPCPDRDISESGFGDGADGGLREYTEAVVRRYIL encoded by the coding sequence ATGGAAAAGGTGCTTGCGGTCTATGATCGGGATCGGCTGTATATAGAACGGCTGGGAAATTTTCTTCGGCAGCGAAGGGAGCTTCCCTTTCAGGTCTACGGCTTTTCCGAGGCAGAGGCGCTCCGGCAGTTTTCCAGGAAAAAGGAGATCGATATCCTGCTCTATGCGGAGGAGGAGCCGAGGCTTCTGAACGGAATCCCCGCGGCAGATCGAATTCTGCTCTCGGAGGAGGGGACGCAGGATATGGAGGGAGGTGCGATCTATAAGTATCAGGCGGGAGACAGCCTGGTTCGGGAGCTGCTGCAGCGCTATGGAGAGGTGCGCGCCGAGGCGGGAGGGCAGGGCGCAGGGGGCTCGGAGCTCTATATGGTGTTCAGTCCGATCGGGCGCAGCGGGAAGACAGGCTTTTCGTTGGCGCTCTCGAGGGTACTCTCCGAGGACCGGCGGATCCTTTTCCTTTCACTGGAGGAGACAGGCATGCTTTTTCCCGCGCCGGCGGGGGAGGGCAGGAAGGGACTTTCCGAGGCGCTGTATTATTTCAAGGAAGGGAATCTCGATACGGCGAAGCTGCTTCCGCTGCTTCGGGAGGAGCAGGGATTCTGTGTTCTGCCGGGGATGAAGAACCCGGATGACCTTTCCATCCTGAGTGCACAGGAGCTGGCCCGGTTTCTCCGGCTTCTATCCGAGCTTGCGCCCTGCGACGCGATTGTAATCGATACCGATCCGGTGATTTCCCGTTTTTATGAAACCTTTTCCCTTTGCCGCAGGGTTTTCGTCCCGATACGGGAGGATGCGGCGAGCAGCAGGAAGCTCGCAGTATTTCAGCGCTTTCTGGAAAAAGAGGGGACGCAGGACGCGGCGGGCTTCGTAAAGCTGCTTCTGCCTTGCCCGGACAGGGATATTTCGGAAAGCGGATTCGGTGACGGTGCGGACGGTGGACTGCGGGAATATACGGAGGCGGTTGTGCGGCGGTATATTTTGTGA